From Nicotiana tabacum cultivar K326 chromosome 20, ASM71507v2, whole genome shotgun sequence, one genomic window encodes:
- the LOC107763569 gene encoding phloretin 4'-O-glucosyltransferase-like, with translation MKQHHFLVISLPAQGHINPTLQMAKNLARAGARATFVTTVYGLKRMNNLPTQERLFYSSFSDGYDDDWISNTDHNDYMNNLKYEGSKNLKNLLRKFSDEGHPVTFLVYTILLPWVAVVARELHVPSAFLVIQCGTAFAIYNHLFNSINGVYSSSVSDITVTPSFAIEFPELPLFSSNDIPTIVLPNAPHSSVMIPIMREHIQNLEKDPNSCVLINSFDALEEKSMRIVDKLRIFSVGPLVPSAFSDGNDPKDKSFGCELFENREKNYRQWLDSKPEGSVIYVSFGSIAVLEKEQKEEILHGLLESERPFLWVMRKGKEEVEEGNNYKNEFDDILLNKKGIIIPWCAQMEVLFHKSVGCFVTHCGWNSTLESMVAGVPIVGCPQFSDQTTNAKMVEEVWGTGVRANAVEGVVGREELKRCLEILMGNGEKGEEIKRNVKKWRDLAVEAVKVGGSSYDNLKKFLEIL, from the coding sequence ATGAAGCAGCACCACTTTCTCGTTATCTCTTTGCCTGCGCAAGGCCACATAAATCCCACTCTCCAAATGGCCAAGAACCTTGCACGCGCCGGAGCACGCGCCACCTTTGTCACAACCGTTTACGGCCTCAAACGAATGAACAACCTTCCAACACAAGAAAGGTTATTCTACTCCTCCTTTTCCGATGGTTACGACGATGATTGGATTTCGAATACTGATCACAATGATTATATGAATAATTTAAAGTACGAGGGATCAAAAAACCTCAAAAATCTCCTTCGAAAATTTTCCGACGAGGGTCACCCCGTTACGTTCTTGGTTTACACTATTCTTTTACCTTGGGTTGCTGTGGTGGCGCGTGAGTTACACGTGCCGTCAGCTTTTCTGGTCATTCAGTGTGGTACTGCTTTTGCTATTTATAACCATTTGTTCAATTCCATTAACGGAGTTTATAGTTCGTCCGTTAGTGATATTACTGTTACACCCTCATTTGCAATTGAATTTCCGGAATTACCCCTCTTTTCAAGCAACGATATTCCTACTATAGTTTTACCTAATGCTCCTCACTCCTCTGTCATGATACCTATAATGAGAGAACACATCCAAAATCTTGAAAAGGATCCTAATTCTTGTGTTCTAATCAACTCTTTCGACGCGTTAGAAGAAAAATCCATGAGAATTGTTGATAAATTGAGAATTTTTTCAGTTGGTCCGTTGGTTCCATCTGCTTTTTCTGATGGAAATGACCCTAAAGACAAGTCTTTTGGCTGCGAATTATTTGAAAATCGCGAAAAAAACTATCGTCAATGGTTGGATTCAAAACCTGAGGGTTCTGTTATATACGTATCATTTGGTAGCATCGCAGTATTAGAGAAAGAGCAAAAAGAAGAGATTTTGCATGGATTATTAGAAAGTGAAAGGCCATTTTTATGGGTGATGAGAAAAGGGAAAGAAGAGGTAGAAGAAGGGAATAATTACAAGAATGAATTTGATGATATTTTACTAAATAAAAAAGGTATAATTATACCATGGTGTGCACAAATGGAAGTACTATTTCATAAGTCGGTAGGCTGTTTCGTGACACATTGTGGATGGAATTCGACTTTGGAAAGTATGGTCGCTGGTGTGCCTATTGTGGGGTGTCCACAATTTTCTGATCAAACAACAAATGCCAAAATGGTGGAGGAAGTTTGGGGGACAGGAGTAAGAGCAAATGCAGTGGAAGGAGTTGTGGGGAGAGAAGAGTTGAAAAGATGTTTGGAAATTTTGATGGGAAATGGAGAGAAAGGGGAAGAGATTAAAAGGAATGTGAAGAAATGGAGAGATTTGGCTGTGGAAGCTGTGAAAGTAGGAGGTTCTTCATATGATAATctcaagaaattcttggagattttatga